A genomic window from Sphingobacterium spiritivorum includes:
- the murQ gene encoding N-acetylmuramic acid 6-phosphate etherase, translated as MIKMINTTEKESNYQDLDKMSVHELLTNINAEDNTVPLAVERAIPQIEKLVTATVEKMKTGGRLFYIGAGTSGRLGILDASECPPTFGVPFDWIIGLIAGGDTAIRKAVEFAEDDIEQAWKDLEEYGVNEKDVVIGIAASGTTPYVIGGLTTANEKGLITGCIVCNGGSPIAAVAQLPVEVIVGPEFVTGSTRMKAGTAQKLVLNMLSTSIMIRLGRVKGNKMVDMQLSNHKLVARGVRIIMDETGADELTASELLEEFGNVRKAIENYVSKG; from the coding sequence ATGATAAAGATGATTAACACCACGGAGAAAGAATCCAACTATCAGGACCTGGACAAAATGTCTGTACACGAATTGTTAACCAATATAAATGCAGAGGATAATACAGTCCCTTTAGCTGTAGAAAGAGCAATTCCTCAGATTGAAAAGCTCGTAACGGCAACGGTAGAGAAAATGAAAACCGGAGGACGTCTTTTCTATATCGGAGCAGGCACCAGTGGCCGTCTGGGTATACTGGATGCTTCGGAATGCCCTCCAACATTCGGGGTGCCGTTTGACTGGATTATCGGATTGATCGCTGGTGGTGATACGGCTATACGTAAAGCCGTGGAATTTGCAGAAGATGATATCGAGCAGGCTTGGAAAGATCTGGAAGAATACGGTGTAAACGAAAAAGACGTAGTGATCGGTATCGCTGCATCCGGAACTACTCCGTATGTCATCGGTGGATTGACTACAGCCAATGAAAAGGGATTAATCACAGGATGTATTGTTTGTAACGGAGGATCCCCGATCGCTGCGGTAGCACAGTTACCAGTCGAAGTGATTGTAGGCCCTGAGTTTGTAACAGGATCTACACGTATGAAAGCCGGAACTGCACAGAAGTTGGTTCTCAATATGTTAAGTACATCTATCATGATCCGGTTAGGGCGTGTCAAAGGTAATAAAATGGTCGATATGCAGTTGTCCAATCACAAATTGGTTGCCAGAGGAGTTCGTATCATTATGGATGAAACAGGGGCTGATGAATTAACGGCATCAGAATTACTGGAAGAATTTGGAAATGTCCGCAAGGCAATAGAGAATTATGTAAGTAAAGGATAA
- a CDS encoding sodium:solute symporter, whose protein sequence is MSPLILLTFLLVYFGLLLGVAYFTSRKSSDNSTFFVANRNSKWYMVAFGMIGTALSGVTFISVPGAVGHTNFSYFQFVLGNAVGFVMIAYVLLPLYYRMNLTSIYTYLEERFGHKSYKSGAMIFLISRTIGSAFRLYLVAIILQKFIFDSLQVPFAVTIAICLILIWMYTNKGGLKTIIITDTLQTFFLLLAVVLSIYFMADGLGISVVEAFEKVKNSSYSSIFVWEDLLGDKNHFLKNFIGGIFVTIAMTGLDQDLMQKNLSMSTIGEAQKNMLTFTSIFVVINLFFLAVGALLYIYAAENNIDVSALRTPDYLYPEIALNYLSLAPGIIFMMGLTAATFATTDSALTALTTSFCVDFLNFNKKANPNDPALVRQRNWVHVGFSVLMLVVILIFRILNDDSVVTAIFVAASYTYGPLLGLFALGILTRYRVNDNLVPFICVLSPVILFLINYFLIVPHTTYRIGYELIVYNGFLTALMLIITSPGKQHADTKAL, encoded by the coding sequence ATGTCACCTTTAATATTATTAACCTTTTTATTGGTTTATTTCGGACTTTTGCTCGGAGTAGCCTATTTTACATCCAGAAAATCATCTGACAACTCTACATTTTTTGTTGCTAACCGCAATTCTAAATGGTATATGGTTGCTTTTGGAATGATAGGTACAGCGCTGTCAGGAGTTACATTTATCTCTGTTCCGGGTGCAGTAGGTCATACTAACTTCAGCTACTTCCAGTTTGTCTTGGGTAATGCTGTAGGATTTGTGATGATTGCATATGTGTTGTTACCCTTGTATTATCGTATGAATCTGACATCTATTTACACCTATTTAGAAGAACGATTCGGGCATAAAAGCTATAAAAGCGGGGCGATGATATTCTTGATATCCAGAACTATAGGTTCGGCATTCAGACTTTACCTGGTTGCTATCATTCTGCAGAAATTTATATTTGATTCCCTTCAGGTTCCATTTGCAGTAACGATTGCAATCTGTCTCATCCTGATTTGGATGTATACAAATAAAGGAGGTCTTAAGACTATTATTATCACCGATACATTGCAGACATTCTTCCTGTTGCTGGCGGTTGTCCTCTCCATTTATTTCATGGCAGACGGTCTTGGAATATCAGTAGTAGAAGCATTTGAAAAGGTGAAAAACAGTTCATACTCCTCTATATTCGTATGGGAAGATCTGTTGGGCGATAAGAATCACTTCCTAAAGAATTTCATTGGAGGTATATTCGTTACCATCGCTATGACCGGACTGGATCAGGATCTGATGCAGAAGAATTTAAGTATGAGTACGATCGGCGAAGCACAGAAAAACATGTTGACTTTTACCAGCATATTTGTTGTTATCAATTTGTTTTTTCTCGCAGTAGGCGCATTGCTGTATATCTATGCTGCAGAAAATAATATTGATGTTTCCGCTTTACGTACACCGGATTATTTATATCCTGAAATTGCACTGAATTATCTTTCACTTGCTCCAGGCATTATCTTTATGATGGGGCTTACTGCCGCGACATTTGCGACTACAGATTCTGCTTTGACAGCACTGACTACATCTTTCTGTGTGGATTTTCTAAACTTCAATAAAAAGGCAAATCCAAATGATCCGGCTTTAGTGCGTCAGCGCAATTGGGTTCATGTGGGATTCTCTGTACTGATGCTTGTTGTTATCTTGATTTTCAGAATTCTCAACGATGATTCTGTTGTTACAGCAATTTTCGTAGCAGCGAGCTATACATATGGTCCTTTGTTGGGATTATTTGCTCTAGGTATTTTGACAAGATATCGTGTCAATGATAATTTGGTTCCATTTATTTGTGTGCTCTCTCCGGTTATATTATTCTTGATCAATTACTTTCTGATTGTACCGCATACAACGTACAGAATCGGTTACGAATTGATCGTGTATAACGGATTCCTGACTGCCCTGATGTTGATCATCACATCGCCGGGCAAACAGCATGCTGATACCAAAGCCCTCTAA
- a CDS encoding GIY-YIG nuclease family protein, protein MYFLYILYSVQADGYYIGVTHDPEGRLRRHNSRYKKGFTGRFTDWCIVHQECYETKNEALIRERQLKSWKSRLKIEELINKSD, encoded by the coding sequence ATGTATTTTCTATACATTCTATATTCAGTCCAAGCAGACGGTTATTATATTGGTGTGACGCATGATCCTGAAGGTCGTTTGCGTCGACATAATTCACGTTATAAAAAGGGTTTTACCGGAAGATTTACGGATTGGTGTATTGTCCATCAGGAGTGTTATGAAACGAAGAATGAAGCATTAATTCGTGAACGTCAGCTTAAATCCTGGAAAAGCCGTTTAAAAATAGAGGAGCTTATTAACAAGTCGGACTAG
- a CDS encoding porin family protein, protein MNKNLKTGFTLLALTLGLTLTAHAQKIEYGIKAGAQYSSFSYGNKSIKDEAGKIGAHIGVFARTTEKLYFQPELNFSMFNAKYTYDSKVYTPKFYQANLPLQVGYKVLEKDDLNLRVSAGPQLNYDLKKVKATATTSFKQLSYDALINVGADVEKFTFDLRFNYGLNKRNKDLGARNETYGLSVGYKF, encoded by the coding sequence ATGAACAAGAACTTAAAAACAGGATTCACACTATTAGCACTTACTTTGGGGCTCACTCTAACTGCACATGCTCAAAAAATTGAATATGGTATCAAAGCGGGTGCACAGTACAGCAGCTTTTCATACGGAAATAAATCAATTAAAGATGAAGCCGGAAAAATAGGTGCCCATATAGGAGTATTTGCCCGCACAACTGAAAAACTATACTTTCAACCGGAACTGAATTTCTCCATGTTTAATGCAAAATATACGTACGACAGCAAAGTATACACTCCAAAATTCTATCAGGCAAATCTGCCTTTACAGGTGGGATATAAAGTCCTTGAAAAAGATGATCTGAACTTACGCGTATCTGCAGGACCTCAACTTAACTATGATCTGAAAAAAGTGAAGGCAACTGCTACCACATCTTTCAAACAACTTTCCTATGATGCATTGATAAACGTAGGGGCTGATGTTGAAAAATTCACCTTTGACCTGAGATTCAATTACGGCCTGAATAAAAGAAATAAAGATCTGGGTGCCCGAAATGAAACTTATGGCTTGTCAGTAGGATACAAATTCTAA
- a CDS encoding glycoside hydrolase family 9 protein, producing the protein MTLTHKHKQKIMQIAMLFCAVLCFNLAKSQEKSWIRINQIGYTPQAVKVAVWVSKEQSVPHKFELINVRTQKTVFKNSTGKNFGAYGPFLHSLRLDFSVFREEGEYYIKAGKAVSPTFKINKNVYKGTADFALRYMRQQRTLFNPFLQDSCHTHDGFTMYAGKAGLPDSTQIDAGGGWHDASDYLQYSTTSANATYHLLAAYRDFPHVFEDTKQANGLVGKNGIADVLDEAKWGLDWLLKMHPQPHLMFNQIADDRDHTNMRIPKEDPFYGRGFERPVYFIDGEPQQRGKFMNNTTGTSSTAAKFSSAFTLGSTLFQSVDPGYSGALQDKAKSALEYAYIKPGVTQTVSVKSPYIYAEDNWVDDMELASALMFSKTGDQTYARKALDFAEQEKVTPWMIRDTASHYQYYPFINLGHYELAKSLKGDEQKQVIAFYKEGIDEVWSRAKENAFYRGVPFIWCSNNLTVSFAIQCKWYRDISKDSSYAALEQANIDWLFGVNPWGTSMVYGLPADGDTPVDPHSAFTKIGNYPIDGGLVDGPVYSSIFNNLIGIKLNEEDEYAEFQSELAVYHDDYGDYSTNEPTMDGTASLVYLLAAQEEDSHHVVKDNYGAIIKGDPAKKNISLVFTADEFYDGATSILETLKKEKVQGSFFVTGRFLDNPNTDGITKEIVKRGHYLAPHSDQHLLYCDWEDRQHTRVSKEEFTQDLNNNFQKMKKYGVKRDVARYFLPSYEWYNADIVSWAGQEGIQVVNFTPGLRTAADYTYPELGNRYLDSETIYNQLIEKEQKEGLNGYIILVHLGTDPKRKDKFYTLLPRLIKELRKKDYHFKVINDML; encoded by the coding sequence ATGACATTAACACATAAACATAAGCAAAAAATCATGCAGATAGCCATGCTGTTTTGTGCTGTTTTGTGTTTTAATCTTGCTAAATCACAAGAAAAATCTTGGATTCGTATTAATCAGATAGGCTATACCCCGCAGGCCGTCAAGGTGGCTGTGTGGGTTTCAAAAGAGCAATCGGTCCCTCATAAATTTGAGTTGATCAATGTGCGCACACAAAAAACAGTCTTTAAAAATAGTACCGGCAAAAATTTCGGAGCTTACGGGCCGTTTCTCCATTCTCTTCGCTTAGATTTTTCTGTGTTCCGGGAAGAGGGCGAATATTATATTAAGGCAGGTAAGGCCGTTTCCCCTACATTTAAGATTAATAAAAATGTCTATAAAGGCACTGCAGATTTTGCTCTGCGTTATATGAGGCAACAACGTACACTTTTCAATCCGTTCTTACAGGATAGCTGTCATACCCATGACGGATTTACGATGTATGCCGGAAAGGCCGGGCTTCCGGACAGTACGCAGATCGATGCAGGAGGAGGCTGGCATGATGCATCCGATTACCTTCAGTATTCAACTACTTCTGCGAATGCAACATATCATCTGCTGGCTGCTTACCGTGATTTTCCGCATGTTTTTGAAGATACCAAACAAGCCAACGGACTGGTGGGTAAAAATGGCATTGCCGATGTTCTGGATGAAGCAAAATGGGGGCTGGACTGGCTCCTGAAAATGCATCCTCAGCCACATCTGATGTTTAATCAGATCGCTGATGACAGGGATCACACAAATATGCGTATTCCCAAAGAAGACCCGTTTTATGGAAGAGGATTCGAACGCCCGGTTTACTTTATTGACGGCGAACCACAGCAACGCGGGAAATTTATGAACAATACTACCGGTACAAGTTCTACAGCAGCTAAGTTTTCCAGTGCATTTACATTAGGCAGTACCTTATTTCAGTCTGTTGACCCCGGATATTCCGGTGCACTGCAGGACAAAGCAAAATCAGCTCTGGAATATGCTTATATAAAACCGGGAGTGACACAGACCGTTTCTGTCAAATCTCCTTATATCTATGCAGAAGACAATTGGGTAGATGATATGGAGCTGGCGTCAGCTCTGATGTTTTCCAAGACAGGAGATCAGACATATGCGAGAAAAGCATTGGATTTCGCAGAGCAGGAAAAAGTAACTCCCTGGATGATCAGAGATACAGCGAGTCATTATCAATATTATCCTTTTATTAATCTTGGTCACTACGAATTAGCTAAATCGTTAAAAGGAGATGAACAGAAACAAGTGATTGCATTTTATAAAGAAGGTATAGATGAGGTGTGGTCACGGGCAAAGGAAAATGCCTTCTACCGCGGCGTACCTTTCATCTGGTGCAGTAATAATCTTACCGTTTCATTTGCTATACAATGTAAATGGTATCGGGATATCAGTAAGGATTCTTCCTATGCCGCTTTAGAGCAGGCCAATATCGATTGGTTATTTGGTGTCAATCCATGGGGTACAAGTATGGTTTACGGTCTTCCGGCTGATGGAGATACTCCGGTTGATCCACACTCCGCATTTACAAAGATTGGAAACTATCCTATCGATGGCGGATTGGTAGACGGACCTGTATATTCTTCTATATTCAATAATCTGATCGGGATCAAATTGAATGAAGAAGATGAATATGCCGAATTCCAGAGTGAGCTGGCTGTCTATCATGATGATTATGGTGACTACAGTACAAATGAACCAACAATGGATGGAACGGCTTCGCTGGTGTATTTGTTAGCAGCTCAGGAAGAGGATAGCCATCATGTGGTAAAAGATAACTACGGTGCGATTATAAAAGGTGATCCGGCCAAAAAGAATATTTCATTAGTCTTTACAGCAGATGAATTCTATGATGGAGCGACTTCCATTCTGGAAACATTGAAAAAAGAAAAGGTTCAGGGCTCGTTCTTTGTTACCGGTCGCTTTCTGGATAACCCGAATACCGATGGTATCACGAAAGAGATTGTTAAAAGGGGGCATTATTTAGCGCCTCATTCCGATCAGCATTTGTTGTACTGCGACTGGGAAGACCGCCAGCATACACGGGTTTCAAAAGAGGAATTTACTCAGGATCTGAATAATAATTTTCAGAAAATGAAAAAATATGGAGTGAAGAGAGATGTTGCCAGATATTTCTTACCTTCATATGAGTGGTATAATGCAGACATTGTTTCATGGGCAGGACAGGAAGGAATTCAGGTTGTAAATTTTACGCCTGGGTTAAGAACGGCTGCAGATTATACGTATCCGGAATTGGGTAACCGTTATCTGGATTCAGAAACTATTTACAATCAATTGATTGAAAAGGAACAAAAAGAAGGATTAAACGGATACATTATATTAGTACATTTGGGGACGGATCCGAAGCGTAAGGATAAATTTTATACTTTGCTACCTCGTCTGATTAAAGAATTAAGAAAAAAAGATTACCATTTTAAAGTGATAAACGACATGCTGTAA
- a CDS encoding outer membrane protein assembly factor BamB family protein has product MKNMPTKSIFIALCLLVAQSLSAQSFRFAHVTDTHVGGATGADDLRRTVKDLNAQQQLDFVILSGDITEFGADAELKLAKQILDSLQLPWYVIPGNHDGNWSENGANTFRTVFGGETFFFRHKGYMFMGTNSGPNMRMSPGQIPRENLVWMDSVFKANPDTQTPLIYINHYPQDSSLNNWFEAIDRVKKRNVQLAFCGHGHANVKYNWEGIPGIMGRSNLRAKDSIGGYNIVTIGDGKAVYQVKKPGQAPESAWATVELKDHQFATDKTVYPRPDYTVNTKYSDKVKVNWVFEDAGDIGAGMNSYKDLIITANTLGEIIALNNKTGKKVWTFSTKGKVYSTPAVWRNTIVVGSSDHSIYGINANNGKLKWKIDTEKSVLGSPAVHNGTAYIGGSDGKFRAVDISTGAVKWTFEQVKGYVSTLPTLYKDKVIFGSWGNGFYALNTADGKLAWEWNNGHANRMFSAAACYPVAIHDRIFVVAPDRFMTALDASDGHIIWRAKKDPYRVRESMGLSKDGQHVYVKTMDGQLLGISSRADSMDIAWQSKLQLPYELTPSAIVSAGRYVFVPSQSGLVSAVNAKSGEIEWQYKISNGMVNPILVSKKNSIIASTMDGKVVSLSYQP; this is encoded by the coding sequence ATGAAAAACATGCCTACTAAATCTATATTTATTGCTCTTTGTCTTCTTGTTGCACAAAGTCTTTCTGCTCAATCATTCAGATTTGCACATGTGACTGATACGCATGTTGGAGGAGCAACAGGAGCGGATGACTTACGCCGGACGGTCAAGGATCTGAATGCGCAGCAGCAACTGGATTTTGTTATTCTCTCGGGCGATATAACGGAATTTGGTGCAGATGCAGAATTAAAATTAGCTAAGCAGATTCTGGATAGCCTGCAGTTGCCCTGGTATGTCATACCTGGCAATCATGACGGTAACTGGTCCGAAAATGGCGCAAATACATTCAGAACAGTATTTGGAGGAGAGACATTTTTTTTCAGACATAAAGGCTACATGTTCATGGGGACCAACTCAGGACCCAATATGCGTATGAGTCCCGGTCAGATCCCAAGAGAAAATCTGGTGTGGATGGATTCGGTCTTTAAAGCAAATCCCGATACGCAGACGCCACTGATATATATCAATCATTATCCGCAGGATTCATCACTCAACAATTGGTTTGAAGCAATAGATCGTGTGAAGAAAAGGAATGTACAACTGGCATTTTGTGGTCACGGACACGCGAATGTAAAATATAACTGGGAAGGTATTCCCGGTATAATGGGAAGATCAAATCTTCGTGCAAAGGATAGCATCGGAGGATACAATATTGTAACCATAGGAGACGGAAAAGCGGTTTATCAGGTAAAGAAACCGGGGCAGGCCCCGGAATCTGCCTGGGCAACTGTAGAATTGAAAGATCATCAGTTTGCGACAGATAAAACAGTCTATCCCAGACCTGATTATACAGTCAATACAAAGTACAGTGATAAAGTAAAGGTGAATTGGGTGTTTGAAGATGCCGGTGATATAGGTGCAGGTATGAACAGCTATAAAGATCTTATTATTACAGCCAATACACTTGGTGAAATCATAGCCTTAAATAACAAGACAGGGAAAAAAGTATGGACTTTTTCTACAAAAGGAAAAGTCTATTCTACTCCTGCCGTATGGAGAAATACGATTGTTGTAGGATCATCGGATCACAGCATTTATGGTATTAATGCCAACAACGGAAAGCTGAAATGGAAAATAGATACAGAAAAATCTGTGTTAGGATCGCCTGCAGTACATAATGGAACGGCTTACATAGGTGGGTCTGATGGAAAGTTCAGAGCTGTAGATATTAGCACCGGAGCTGTAAAATGGACTTTTGAACAGGTAAAGGGATATGTTTCGACCCTGCCAACTCTGTATAAAGACAAGGTTATCTTCGGATCCTGGGGAAATGGTTTTTATGCCTTGAATACTGCAGATGGAAAATTAGCCTGGGAATGGAACAACGGGCATGCTAACCGTATGTTTTCTGCTGCAGCCTGCTACCCTGTCGCTATTCACGATCGTATCTTCGTGGTTGCTCCGGATAGATTTATGACAGCATTGGATGCTTCAGACGGTCATATTATATGGAGAGCTAAAAAAGATCCTTATCGTGTAAGAGAATCAATGGGCTTATCAAAAGATGGTCAGCATGTATACGTTAAAACTATGGATGGGCAACTGTTGGGTATCTCAAGCCGTGCCGATAGTATGGACATTGCCTGGCAGTCAAAGTTACAATTGCCTTACGAACTTACTCCGTCTGCAATCGTGTCAGCAGGACGTTACGTGTTTGTGCCAAGTCAATCAGGGCTGGTTTCAGCAGTTAATGCGAAGTCCGGAGAAATAGAATGGCAATATAAAATTTCAAATGGTATGGTTAATCCTATATTAGTAAGCAAAAAAAATAGTATTATTGCAAGTACAATGGACGGTAAAGTTGTTTCGCTGTCATATCAACCTTAA
- a CDS encoding putative porin, whose product MRILLRVLALICCVSLGLGQAHAQEGEEWSTALDSARAKEDNKKDSVEFTARYVRYATLEMLKQATYTVQIDTSHRNFQYFNKQNLPWNPSINLGSYGLASRDLLFNPNKTIGFQSGFHAMERYLLRPDSIQYYRARARYSELYAVGFFFDDQVFKAKIAQNITPHWNIGAEYHATNTDGYYKNQNYSDRKAAVFSWYESSNLRYNMLVNAVFNSLDATENGSVVNNNIFQDTTGQAKYTYETKLSGQTANRPYNKWKDNSFFLRQSYYIGRLDTINAGTPEMEIHPTNAVSHNSSIRMQKFLFFKNEADSYDAFPVGGSVLTRDTTSITNISNEFTYTFYLRPGGKLKNEAKLDLGFKNDLIWYSGSKDTLGNEFFQNSTIWGTIGYKFSDRVNFQGRVDQIILGRNFGDYLYEAKADVLLSENAGKISLGAYSQNKSPEMIFDRLNYTYHKWDNNFDKTKTQNLSFAYKNNKLGFTGKAEYFLISNYLYFKEIDNPSNNAELARQIEPAQFGNLNLLKISVGQNFKFGNFHLNNLVVYQKSDAAGILAIPEIYTWHSFYYNNKLYKVLDFNLGTDVKFNTPFRTPSYSINSGQFYNDNVGIEFSTYPIVDVWATANIKRVNLFISYNFINQFVYPKGYYTVRRYPMNEANLRFGVSWKFYD is encoded by the coding sequence ATGAGAATTTTACTCCGCGTTTTAGCATTAATATGCTGTGTAAGTTTGGGACTTGGGCAAGCGCACGCTCAAGAAGGGGAAGAGTGGAGTACTGCTCTGGACTCTGCACGGGCAAAAGAGGATAACAAAAAGGATTCGGTAGAGTTTACGGCAAGATATGTTCGCTATGCTACATTAGAGATGCTGAAACAAGCAACATATACCGTACAGATTGATACCTCACATCGAAATTTTCAGTATTTCAATAAACAAAATCTGCCATGGAATCCAAGTATAAACCTGGGGTCTTACGGACTCGCATCACGTGATCTTCTTTTCAATCCGAATAAGACCATTGGATTTCAGAGTGGATTTCATGCTATGGAGCGTTATTTACTGCGGCCCGACTCTATACAGTATTACAGAGCACGAGCCAGATATTCGGAGTTGTATGCTGTAGGATTTTTCTTTGATGATCAGGTTTTTAAGGCCAAAATTGCACAAAATATTACACCACATTGGAACATTGGTGCGGAATATCACGCCACGAATACAGATGGCTATTATAAAAACCAGAATTACAGTGATCGAAAAGCGGCTGTGTTCTCCTGGTATGAGTCTTCCAACCTACGGTACAATATGCTCGTCAATGCTGTCTTCAATTCCTTAGATGCCACTGAGAATGGTTCGGTAGTGAATAATAATATCTTTCAGGACACGACAGGGCAGGCTAAGTATACGTATGAAACAAAGTTGAGCGGACAAACAGCAAACCGACCCTATAATAAATGGAAAGATAATTCATTTTTTCTTCGGCAGTCTTATTACATCGGCCGGCTAGATACGATTAATGCAGGGACACCCGAAATGGAGATACATCCGACTAATGCTGTTTCTCACAACTCATCTATCCGGATGCAGAAATTTCTGTTTTTTAAGAATGAAGCCGATTCATACGATGCCTTCCCGGTAGGAGGAAGTGTACTTACACGAGATACGACTTCAATTACCAATATATCAAATGAATTTACGTATACTTTCTATTTAAGGCCTGGAGGAAAACTTAAGAATGAAGCCAAGCTCGACCTGGGATTCAAAAATGATCTCATCTGGTATTCAGGCTCAAAAGATACGCTTGGTAATGAGTTTTTTCAGAATAGCACGATCTGGGGTACAATAGGATATAAGTTTAGCGACAGGGTAAATTTTCAGGGAAGAGTGGATCAGATTATACTGGGGCGTAACTTTGGTGATTATCTGTATGAAGCAAAAGCAGATGTGCTGTTAAGTGAAAATGCCGGAAAGATCAGTTTGGGTGCCTATAGTCAAAATAAGTCTCCTGAGATGATATTTGACCGCTTAAACTATACATATCATAAATGGGATAATAACTTTGATAAAACAAAGACACAGAATCTGTCATTTGCTTATAAAAACAACAAATTAGGATTTACGGGTAAGGCAGAGTACTTCCTGATCAGCAATTACCTTTATTTTAAGGAAATAGACAATCCAAGTAACAATGCAGAGCTGGCAAGGCAAATCGAACCGGCACAATTTGGAAATCTGAATTTATTGAAAATATCCGTAGGCCAAAACTTTAAGTTTGGTAACTTCCATTTAAACAATTTGGTCGTGTATCAAAAATCCGATGCTGCCGGTATTTTAGCAATTCCTGAAATATACACATGGCATAGCTTTTATTATAATAATAAATTATATAAAGTGTTGGATTTTAATCTGGGAACGGATGTGAAATTCAATACGCCCTTCCGTACGCCTTCTTATTCGATCAATTCAGGACAGTTTTATAATGATAATGTGGGTATAGAGTTCTCTACGTATCCGATTGTCGATGTGTGGGCTACAGCTAATATAAAGAGGGTGAACTTATTTATCAGCTACAATTTCATCAACCAATTCGTTTACCCTAAAGGATATTATACAGTGAGAAGGTATCCGATGAATGAAGCAAATCTTCGGTTCGGTGTGAGTTGGAAATTCTATGATTAA
- a CDS encoding purine-nucleoside phosphorylase, producing MYQSIEETVSFIKKRIGDFVPEFGIILGTGLGKLVDEIDVEFQLMYSNIPNFPISTVEFHSGKLIFGTLNGRKVVAMQGRLHYYEGYSMREITFPVRIMKVLGIQKLFVSNASGSLNPEIKKGDLGIIDDHIDLLPDNPLRGGNENVFGPRFPDMSRPYDPMMIRQALDIADKLDFKAHKVVYVSTPGPNLETRAEYRYMRIIGGDIVGMSTVPEVIVANHMGLPVFAISVVTDEGFHEELKPVSLQEIVDVAAKCEPKMTAIMKELIALQ from the coding sequence ATGTATCAATCTATAGAAGAAACCGTATCATTTATCAAAAAACGAATAGGGGACTTTGTTCCCGAATTCGGTATTATCCTGGGAACAGGATTAGGAAAACTGGTCGATGAAATCGACGTCGAGTTTCAACTCATGTATTCGAATATCCCTAACTTTCCAATCTCTACTGTAGAGTTTCATTCCGGAAAACTCATCTTCGGAACTTTAAACGGCCGCAAGGTCGTAGCTATGCAGGGAAGGCTTCATTATTATGAGGGCTATAGTATGCGTGAAATTACTTTTCCAGTACGCATTATGAAAGTATTAGGCATACAAAAACTGTTCGTGTCCAATGCTTCTGGATCACTTAATCCGGAGATCAAAAAAGGAGATTTAGGAATTATAGATGATCATATCGATTTATTACCGGATAATCCTTTGCGTGGAGGAAATGAAAATGTATTCGGTCCGCGTTTCCCTGATATGAGCAGACCCTATGATCCTATGATGATCAGACAGGCTTTGGATATAGCTGACAAGCTGGATTTCAAGGCGCATAAAGTTGTGTACGTATCTACTCCCGGACCTAATCTTGAAACTCGTGCAGAATATCGTTATATGCGCATTATTGGCGGAGATATTGTCGGCATGAGTACCGTTCCGGAAGTAATTGTAGCAAATCATATGGGATTGCCTGTATTTGCTATTTCAGTAGTAACAGACGAAGGGTTTCATGAGGAACTTAAGCCCGTTTCACTTCAGGAGATTGTCGATGTGGCAGCCAAATGTGAACCCAAAATGACCGCAATTATGAAAGAATTAATTGCACTACAATAA